AACCAGGGGCTGCGTGAACAATCGGCCACGGCGACTAAAGGGATAGGAAACAGAAAGTGTGGCGCTGTCGACCAGCTTCTCCAGCCAGCCGAACTCCACCAGGCTATTCAGCACCCACACGGACTGCTCGCGCAATCCGCGAAAGCGGCCCTCCGGCTCCGCACTGCCATCACTGTCCAGTTGCGGGGCGCGGGTAAGCGCTTCGGCAAAGATCTCCAGTATCTGCTCGCGGGTCAGCGATTCGCCGTAGTCGGCCTTGGTCGTATACAGGCGCTCATACAACAGGCGCAGGCACTCCACCACCTGCTCCCGATACTTACCGGTGAGCGGACGGAAGAAATGCTGGTAGGAATCTGCAAAAAACAACGGGCAGGCTTCCGTGGCGTCGGTTACTTACTGGTCGTCCGGCTTCTGGTTCAGGACACAGAACTTGGTGTAGTCACCGGCATCGTTGAAGCTCCACTCCCCTTTGGGGGTTTTGTCCATCTTCTTGCACCAGGCCTCAGAGCCACGCTTGGGTTCGCAGGCGGTCAAGGTGATGACAGCGAGAATAGCGGTGATGATGGTCAGGT
The nucleotide sequence above comes from Microbulbifer salipaludis. Encoded proteins:
- a CDS encoding DUF3012 domain-containing protein, producing the protein MKQYLTIITAILAVITLTACEPKRGSEAWCKKMDKTPKGEWSFNDAGDYTKFCVLNQKPDDQ